CGTCGCGACTTGGAGGCGAGCCGCACGCCGTCGATGATCGACGCGTGGTTGAGCTCGTCGGAAATAATCGCCGACCCCGCGTCGCAAATTGTGGGGAAGAGTCCCGTGTTCGCATTCCAACACGAGACGTACGTCAGCGCGGCTTCCGTTCCCAAAAAAGCCGCGATTTTTTCTTCCAGCACGCGATGAACGTCGAACGTCCCGCAGATAAATCGCACCGACGCTGTGCCCGCGCCATATCGATCGAGGCCGCGCTTTCCCGCGTCGATCAGTTCGGGCCTATCGGAAAGGCCGAGATAGTTATTGCTCGAGAGCACGATAACGTCGCCGGCCTCTTCCATGTGCACTTCAGGCGCCATCGGCGTCGTCAAGTGACGAAGATGTTTGTAGGTTCCGGCTTGTTTGAGCCTATCGAGGTCGCTGCGTAGCTTCGCTTCAAACGTCTGGTTCATGCTTCGCAATGTCTCCCTTAAAGTCGAGAACGATCTTCACCGCTTCCCCGTGCTCCATCAGTTCGAACGCTCGATCGAACGCCGTATAGGGAAGGACGTGGGTAACGATTGGGCGCGGGTCGACTCGGCCGCTCTTCACGAGCGCCTCGGTTTGATACCACGTCTCGAACATCCGTCGGCCGTTGATGCCGAGCAGCGTCAGGCCTTTGAAAATGACGCGATTGGCCAAATCGAGGGCGACGGCATTGGCCGGAATTCCGAGCAGGGCGGCGGTGGCCCCGTTTCGCAAGAGCTGCAGCCCCAGGTCGATAGCAGCACCACTTCCCGACATCTCCAGCAGCACGTCGGCGCCGTCACCGCGCGTGCGCCGCTTGATCTCCTCGACGAGGCCCGCTTGTGACGAAAGAAAGGTCGCGTCTGCGCCGAGCCGCTGCGCGAGCTCGAGTTTCGCCGGATTGACGTCGATGGCAGTAATCGAAAGCGCGCCGGCGGCTCGCGCGACCGGAATCGCCATCAAGCCGATCGATCCGACACCGGTGATAACCACGTTCTTCACGCTCACGTTCGCGGCCATCACGGTATGAACGGCATTGCCGAGCGGGTCGAAGATCGCGGCGCAAACATCGGGAATATCCGAATCGAGCCGCCAGACGTTGTACTCCGGAATCGCGACGTACTGCGCGAACGCGCCGTCGCGATCGACGCCGATGATCTCGACGTGCTCGCAAATGTGTGCCTGACCCGTTCGGCAGAGCAGACACGTAAGGTCGGCGATGTGCCCTTCGGCCGCGACCCGTTCGCCGACGCGTATCGAACGTACGGCATTGCCGATGGCCACGACCGTTCCCATGAACTCATGCCCGACGACGAGCGGCGGCTTGACCCGGCCTTGCGCCCAGGCATCCCAAGAGTAAATATGGTGATCGGTGCCGCACAGGCCGGCTTTCTCCACCGCGATCAAGACGTCGCTCGGACCGATCGCGGGGACCGGTACCTCAGCCAAGACGAAGCCTGGCTGGGGGCTCGATTTAACGAGGGCCCTCATTGTCGAAGACATGAGGGCCCCCATTTCACTCGCGCGGAGCCAAAACCCCGCGCTTACCGGTGCTTAGAAATCGTACTCGAGTTGAGCGCGATTGTACTTGAAGAGCGGCAGGCCGCCGAACTCCGATGCGCCGAGTGTCGAGCCCGCGGGACAGCTGGTCGTTCCGGCTGCACCACAGAACGTGTTCGTAAGCGAGCGCTGAATGTACCGGTCGCGCAGCACCAGACCGTGGTACGGTCCTTTTCCAACGTGACCGAAACGATAGCGCCCGTCGAGCGACCAAATGTTCGTCATCTCGGGAGCCAGCGCATTGCCGTAGTTATACCACGCGTCGGCGGCGATGAAAATGAACTTCTGGTTGGTCGACGTGTATTGGAGTCCAACTTTATACGACGAGCCCGGCGCGCGCCGGTCAACCTGGCCTTGAGTCACACTCGTCGTAAAGAGCGGGTCGCTATCGTAGTTATCGGTGTACGGACTCGCCCAGCCGCCGTAGTAAATGTTGGTCGTCCCGTTCGGATTCGTGAAGCACTGGGCCGTGTTGAGCGGAAGGAAGTACGCGAGGGTCGCACCCTTCGCCGTCACTTGATAGTTGGAGTTGCTGCAGGTTACGTCTTTCGGAAGAAAGATCGAATCGGTTTTCCATGGAATTTGATCGTAGCCGACCGTCAAGAGAATGTTCTTGGTGACGTTGGCGCCGATCTGAGCGCCGAAAACCTGGCTATCGACCTTCCCGATATAAGAGACGCCGGCATTGCTCTCGGTGCCACCCTGCAGCGCGATATAGGGTGCCGCCGGGCCGTTAAACGTATACTTGCCGTCGCCCCACCACATATTGACGAGGTCGCTGACGCCGTAAAAGTATCCGTCGGCCGAAAATCCCGGACCCGTCGGTTTCCCATAGCCAAGCTTGCCCATCGCGAAGCCGTTGGTATTGATGCCCACGCCGCCGGGATTGTAGATGTTGGGCGCCATGCCGTTGTTGCCCGCCGGAAAACTCGTCAGCAACGTTTGCTGCGTGAACGACGAGCTCGTGCGGTTCTCGAACGTGAACATGTCGGCGCCTTCGATGGTCCAGTTCGACGGTGTCGTATAGCTCAGATAAGCGCCTTGAAACGCCGCCGGCTTCAAACGCGAATCCGCGGGGTTCGCCCACGGAGAAACAAAGAGCACGTTACCGGCTTCGCCGTTAAAACCGTGAGCGTTGTATCCGAAATAACCTTCGTAGAACGTGCTCAAGGCAAACGGGGGCAGCGTCTCGTCCTGATTGGTGTTGGGAGGAACCTGCGAAACGCATTCGGCGCCCTTGGCGTTGTTTGCCGGAACTGCGCACGAACCAAACGACGTGGAGTAGAGATACGTGCCGCCGACGTGCCACCCGGTATCGGGCCACGCATAGTCTCCATGCAAGGCGATCGCGTTTGCCCACGTCGCCTGATTGACGCCGTTTGAGTTGTATTTCGCACCGGGTGCGAAGTCGAACTGGGTACCTGGATTGTTCGTTGCGTTCTGGCGCGTGAAATAGTACGAACGGAAATAGCCGCCAAGCGTGAGCGGATTGGGAGTTGGGGGCGGAGGCGGCGCGACCGTCGCTTCGGGAACCGGCGGCGGTGGCGGCGGCGGAGCTTCGGTCGGCGGCGGCGTCGCCGCAAGGTAGCGCACCACCACAATATGGCGGTCCGGCACCCACTGCACGTAGCCGCCCATACCTTCGGAGATCACGCGAATCGGAACGAGAACGTCGCCGTGATAGATGATCGGTGGGACGTCGAGCGGCCGCGACTCGCCGTTGATCACGACTTCGGGCTTGCCGACGGTTACGACCACTTCCGCCCCGGCTTTCGAGACGGTAGCGGTCTTGCTGCCGGGATCGTATGACACCGTGGCGCCCATTTGCTCGAACATCGAGCGCAGCGGGACGTAGATCGTTCCGCCGCGGGCCAGCGCGGCGAGCACTCGACCTTGCTTGAGCACGTCCGGATTGGCGTAGACGTGCCGGTCGTTGTAAAGGATGGGAATCTGACCTGAGGGAGGCGCGCCGAAGTCGGCGGCCGGGGGCGAGCTCGTCTGCGCGACTGGTGTTGCCTGCGTTTCCGCCAGCGCGACCGACGTGCCGCCAAGAGCCATCGCCGCTATGATCAGCGCGGCGCTTGCTAGCCTTAGCATACTAGTAGGACACTCCTCTCTTCTAAAGGGGCTCAGAAGCTGTTCGCTCGGTAGGAAAAGAAACCCTAGTTATTGACACAAGTTGACAATTAGGCAAGCTCGGCTCCCTGCTCCGGGAGCCTCGCTTCCCACGTGGTCTCGGGCGAACGCGATTGCGTTCTCCTTCGGCGACTGAAAAGGGCTCTGCCAATCAGTCTATCGCCCGGTGATTAAGGGCGACTTAACGATCGTTTAAGCCCGTTGCTTACTCCACGCGGCAATCGCTACCCGAAACGGCCGGTAATGTAGTCTTCGGTACGCTTATCTCGGGGTTTGGTAAAGATCGTTGCGGTGGTGCCGGCCTCCACGAGTTCGCCGAGCAGAAAGAAGGCCGTGTTGTCGCTAATCCGGGCCGCCTGTTGCATCGAATGCGTGACGATCACCACGGTATAGAGGCGTTTGAGATCCTCGATCAGATCTTCGATCTTCCCCGTTGCAATCGGATCCAGCGCCGAGGCGGGCTCGTCCATGAGGATTACTTCAGGATCGATCGCCAGGCACCGGGCGATGCAAAGCCGCTGCTGTTGGCCGCCCGAGAGCGCGAGGGCCGACCGATCCAAGCGATCTTTGACTTCCTCCCAGAGCGCGGCCTGACGCAGACTGCGTTCGCAAGTTTCCATCAGCGCCTTCGACTCGCGCTCGCCGTGGAGGCGCGGCCCGTAGACAACGTTATCGAAGATTGATTTGGGAAACGGATTCGGTCGTTGGAAGACCATTCCAATACGATAGCGGATCGTCACCGGATCGATATCGGGGGCATAGATGTCTTGATCGTCGAGCATCACCTTGCCCTCGACGCGAGCGCCAGGCGTCAGGTCGTGCATCCGATTGAGAGCGCGGATGAACGTGGACTTCCCGCAACCCGAGGGACCGATGAGCGCCATCACGCGATGCGCCGGCACGTCGAGCGACGCATTTCTGATTGCGTGAAACGCGCCATAATACACGTCGAGGCGGTCGACGTTGATCTTCGTCTGCGTCGAGAGGGCAGGCGGCTCTGCGGCGTCTGCAAACATCGCTCACGTCGTCTTCGTCGCGCCGGTTCCGATGCCCGTCTTTCTACGCGGTTTCTCGTTTAATGCGCATGATCGGTAGACGAATCGTGAATGCGGTGCCGCGCCCCAACATCGATTCTGCGGAAATCGCTCCCCCGTGCGCATCGACGATGCCCTTCACGATGGCCAAGCCTAAACCGGCGCCGCCGCTGCCGCGCGTTCGGGAGCGGTCGACGACGTAAAAGCGTTCGAAAATATGGGGTAGATCGCGATACGGAATTCCGTCGCCGGTATCGCGAACGCGTAGTACGGCGTCGCTATCGCGCGCGTCGAGCTCGACACGGATGCGACCGCCTCCCGGGGTATGGCGAAGTGCGTTGTCAATCAGATTGACGAAGACTTGGGCCAGCCGATCGGGATCGGCTTCGACGCGCACCGGTCGCAACGCCGAGAACTCGAGGTTGACGCCTTTGTTCGATGCCTGCTGGTCGAACGAGGCGACGATCGGTCGCGCCACCTCTTCAAGATCGACGTCGCGTATGTTGAGCTGGAGTTGCCCCGACTCGGCCCGGGCCTGTTCGAGCAGCTGGCCAACGAGCGCGGCGAGCCGGTCGACCTGGGTAAGCGCCTGCGGCACAAAAAGATCGCGCGCTTCTTCTTCGGGGGCTTCGAGGACGGTCTCGAGCATCAGTTTGATCGACGAAAGCGGCGTGCGCAACTCGTGGGAAACGTTTGAAAGGAACTCCTTGCGGGCTCGATCGAGCGCAAGCAATGCGGTCTGATCGTCGGCAAATACGACGACGCGCCCAGCATCCTCGTTCTCTTCGGTGAGCGGGTAAACCGAGACGCGATAGGTCCGCTGACCCGACGCACTCGTGAGCATGACCGGCGCAACCGAGGCTTCGCCGCGCAAGGCGTCGCCGATTCGTCGCTCCAACTCCACATTGGGTATCGCTTGGATGACGTGCACGTTCGTCGCGCGCCCCGGATCGAAGCCGAAAATCGTGCCGGCAGCAACGTTCGCAAACTCGACTCGACACGAGCGGTCGACGAGCACGACGCCGAGCGGAAGGGCGCGAACGATTCGCGCCAGGCCGCTATCGACGCCGGCGTGGGGCGCGGGTGCTTCCCGTGCCGGCGGTGGCTCTGCAACGGGGGCGATCGCCTCGGTTCCTTTGGAAAGACGCGACAGCGCGAAACCGAGCGCCGCGCCTACGAGCAACGCCAGCAGCGACCACTCGAGCGACGTCAAGCCTTGAACATGTATCCGCGGCTGCGCACCGTCAAAATATGCCGTGGCGTGCGCGAGTCTTCTTCGATCTTCTCACGCAGCCAGCGAATATGGACGCTGACGGTCTGCTGCTCGCCCTCAAAATCATAGCCCCAGACTTTGTCGAGCAGCGTCTGGCGGGTCACGACGCGCCCGGGGTTCTCCATGAGCACGCGCAGCAAGCCGAACTCTTTGGGCGCAAGCGAAACGTCCCGGCCGCGCACGGTGAGCTGTTGCCTCGACGGATCGAGCACGATCGCGCCAAGCGCGATGGCTTCCTCGTGTCCGGAATGGATTGAGGTTTGCCGGCGCAGCCGCGCTTTCACTCGGGCCAGGAACTCGTGCAGCGCGAACGGCTTGGTGACGTAGTCGTCGGCGCCGAGTTCAAGCGCCAAGACTTTGTCAATCTCTTGATCCTTCGCCGTGAGCATAATGATCGGAACCGGGCTGAACTTGCGGATCTCCTTGCAGGCTTCGACCCCGTCGAGAATTGGCAGCATAATGTCCAGCACGATCAAATCGGGTTGCTCGCGCTGGGCCATCGCGATCGCACTGCGGCCGTCGCCGGCCGTTACGACCGCATATCCGCTGCGCTCCAAGTTGAAGCGCAACGTCTGCAGGATCGCGGACTCGTCGTCCACGACCAGAATCTTTTTATTGAACTCCGGCGTCTTGCCCAGCGGCGTACGCGGGGGTTTTGCCTCTTGCGTTAGATTCATAAACTCTCACTATCGCGCTGTAATCCAACGCGCCGTCCCCTTTTGCGGAGCGAGTGGTATAGAGTTGGTAGGCCAGCCCCGTCGCCGGCATCGGGTAATCGATTGCGCGCGCCGCGTCGAGCGCGGCGGCGAGGTCTTTACGCAGAAGATCGAGGGCGAATCCTCCCTCAAAGGTACCGGCGAGCCAGGTCTTGGGCAACCATTGTTCGAGGATATAATTTGAAGCGGTCGCCGACGCGAGCACGCCTTGCACCGCGGCGAGATTGGCACCGGCTCGCTTCGCGAAGACAAGCGCCTCGGCATTGGCGATCATCACATTGGCGATGATGATCTGATTGACTAGTTTAACGGTTTCACCCATCCCCACCGGACCAAGGTGATGCGCCGTGCCCAGCGCGCGCAGTAGGGGCTGCGAGCGGGAGAAGACACTCGACGAAGCCCCGACCATGATCGTCAGTGTGCCGGCCGCCGCGCGGACCGGCCCACCGCTCACCGGAGCGTCGGCGAAATCGATGCCACGCTCGGCCAAGCGGCCGGCGACGTGCCGTGAGGCTACGGGAGAAATCGTCGACGTATCGATCACCAGAAGCCCCGGCTTGGCTCCCGCCGCGACGCCGTGCAATCCGAAGATCGCATCTTCGACGTCGGGCGCGTCGGGGACCGAGAGAATTACCGCGTCGGCATCTTCGGCGACCGCAGCAGGGTTCGCCGCTTCGCGGACGCCATGCGATCGCAAACGGTCGAGTGCGTCGCGCCGGCGGTGCGCGCTGGCGATGACGTCGAATCCGGCCCGCCGCAATGCCGCAGCCATTGGCTCGCCCATCGTACCCAGTCCGATGAACCCGATGCGCGCAATCACGAGCGGCCCTTTGGGCGTGGGCTCAGGATAACCTTCGGAGTTCGGCGAAGGCGGCGCCATCATGACAGCAACTGCCGCTCCGACGATCGCGCGCCCCACATTCAACGAGATGAACCTCTCGACGGGTAAGCGTACGCGCCTGCACCGATTGATGTACGAGCACGGCCCTGCGAACGGCACCTTGATGATGCTGCCAATCGACCAAGGGCTCGAACACGGGCCGGTCGACTTCTTCGACAACCCCGATGCGATTGATACGGATTGGATCTATCGGCTCGCCGTCGAGGGAAACTTTTCGGGAATCGCGCTCCACATTGGGCTAGCGGAGAAATATCAGCAGCAGTACGCGGGCCGCGTGCCGCTCTTGCTGAAGGTCAACGGAAAGACGAACATCCCGCCCGACGACGAGGCCTTCAGCCCCCTAACTTCTTCGGTCGAAGACGCCGTTCGGCTCGGTGCCGACGCCGTCGGCTATACGCTGTACGTCGGCAGCCCAGCGCAAGAGCTCGACCTCGCGCAATGCAACGACGTGCGGCGCGAGTGCGACCGTTACGGCATGCCGCTCGTCGTCTGGGCCTACCCGCGCGGCTCGGCCGTGCGGTCAAAAGGCGGAATCGAGTCGCTCTACGCTGTCGATTATGCGGCGCGTGTCGCGTGCGAGTTGGGAGCCGACGTTATCAAGCTCAACGAGCCGGTTTGGAAATCGGACGATGCCGCGAAACTGCCAAAGCCATACAACACGCTCGAATTTACCGATGTGGAAGGACTGCGCAGAGTCGTCAAGTCGGCGGGGCGCAGCCTCGTGCTCGTCTCAGGCGGCAGCAAGATGGGCGACGACGCGACGATTCACAAGGCCCACGTCGCGATGGCTGCCGGCTGCGTCGGGCTGATCTTCGGCCGCAACATGTGGCAGCGCAACTGGGACCAGGCGCTCTCCATGGCATCGAGCATCCACGACGTCATGAAAGGCTACGGCCAACAACAGTAAGGTCGCGCCACCGTAGTAACGTCGCTTAGTGTGCTGTCGCGGGGGATGCCGACGCGCAGTGCGCGCATTGATAGCCGGTCGCGCCGGGATGATGCTGCGGGACCATCTGTTCGAGCGGCCCGCGCCGTCCACAGACTGCGCAAGCGTACGTCGTTTGCGCGCTTGCCGTCGGCCGAGAACGAGATTCGTGGCGCTTAGCGACATAGAACGCCGCGTAAATCGCCGCGCCCACGAGCCACGGTGCCCAGGCGAAGAACGAGTCGAAAGCGTGGCTCGAGAGCTCGGCGATCATTTCTTGAAATATTCGGCGTTGATGCCCGTGTAATTTTGCCACTTCTCGGGGACGTCCGAATCGGCAAAAATTGCCTCTACCGGACACGCCGAAACGCAAGCGCCACAGTCGATACAGACTTCCGGGTCGATGTAGAGCATCTCGTCGTCATCCTTGCCGTGAATGCAATCGACCGGACAGACGTCGACGCACGATTTATCTTTAGTGCCGATGCACGGCTCGGTGATGACGTAGGCCATGGCGTTTCAGCTTCCGCGCCGGAGAGCGCCGCCCTTCAGACCGCTGGACGGCCTCGAATCGCGCGCAACAACCAGAGCAGAACTATTGCGCCAATGAGCGCGCAGACCATGCTCGGCAGATTGAATCCCGTCACACCGACGTGGCCGAACAAGCCATACAGCCACCCGCCGACCACCGCGCCGATAACTCCGACGACGATGTCGACAAGGATGCCGCCGGGCGCTTCGCCGGGGACGAGCCAGCGAGCGACGAGGCCGACGATCAGGCCAAAAATGATCCAGGCAAGAATTCCCATCAACTCCTCCTTACCGCGGGCGCGAAGGGAGCAAACCTCCCAGCGTTGGACCTTAATCGTATTATGAAGCGAACTCTCATTTGCCTGCTCGTCGCGTTCTCGGCGCTCGGTTCGGCCGCGGCCGCCGCCCCACCATCCGCGACTGAAATCACCGCTTCTGGAAGCGGCAGCATCGCGCTGGCCCCCGATATGGCGACGGTGAACGCGAGCGTCGAAACTAACGCGGCGCAAGCGCAAGATGCAATCGCCGACAATAACGCGCGCTACGACCGCGTCGTGGCGGCGCTGGTGAAAATCGGAATCGCGCGCGCGGATATTTCTCTTTCGTACTACAACGTCAATTACAATCCGCCGCCCAAGGTCGTTCCGGCAACGTCGGAAGAGCGCTACGGCTACACCGTTTCGCGCAGCTTTTCGATAAAGGTTCGCGCAATCGCGTCGGCCGGGCGCGTGAGCGACGCGTGCATTGCGGCCGGCGCGACCGCCGTCAACGGCGTAAGCTTCGGCCTCGCCGATCCAAGTGCCGCGCGCGAACAAGCGATCGCCAAAGCCGTGACCGCCGCCAGGAGCAGCGCAGAAGCGCTTGCTCGGGCCGCGGCGTTGCGAATCGTCTCCATGAAGAGCATCGAGCTCACGAGCGGCGAGTATGGTGGGCCGCAGCCGTTGATGATGGCAAAGGTTGCCGGGCCGACGCAATTCGACCAATCGAATGTCAACGTCAGCGTATCGGTCAGCATCATTTTCTTCGCCGAGCCATACTAAGCTGCCGCGAAACTTGGTGGCCTCGTTGCGGGTAGAAACGAGCGATGAAGCCTTTCTGTGAAGCCTGCGGAGCGCTTGCGGCAACGTCGTCGTTTGCCGGACGTCAGCTCTGTAAGGCCTGCGCGAAGAGGCGCACCGCGACGACTGCCTTGCCCTTTGTCGGAGCGGCCTTGGCCGCCGCCGGTATCATCGCGGGCAGTGCGCTGCTTGCGGAGAAAATGCAGGGCGAAGGTCGCGCAGCGCCGCTCGACGAGCTGGGCAAACGCTTTCGCGGGGGAACGCCGACGCTCGCGGCGTATTCGCGCGATCTCACCCAACTCGCGCGTGAAGGCAAACTCGATCCGGTCATAGGGCGAGATCGCGAAATCGATCGAATCGTCTCGATTCTCGCACGCCGCAGCAAGAATAATCCATGTCTGGTCGGCGAGCCCGGCGTCGGCAAGACTGCAATCGTCGAAGGCCTCGCGCAACGCATCGCTTCCGGAGACGCGCCGCCGGCACTGCGCGGTAAGCGCGTGCTCGCGCTTTCCCTCGGACCCCTCGTTGCCGGAACGAAATATCGCGGCGAGTTCGAAGGGCGCGTCAAACGCATCCTCGATGAAGTTAAACGCAGTGCGCGCGACGTCGTACTCTTTATCGACGAGCTCCATACGCTCGTCGGCGCCGGTTCCGCGGAAGGTGC
This Candidatus Eremiobacterota bacterium DNA region includes the following protein-coding sequences:
- a CDS encoding fructose-bisphosphate aldolase yields the protein MTATAAPTIARPTFNEMNLSTGKRTRLHRLMYEHGPANGTLMMLPIDQGLEHGPVDFFDNPDAIDTDWIYRLAVEGNFSGIALHIGLAEKYQQQYAGRVPLLLKVNGKTNIPPDDEAFSPLTSSVEDAVRLGADAVGYTLYVGSPAQELDLAQCNDVRRECDRYGMPLVVWAYPRGSAVRSKGGIESLYAVDYAARVACELGADVIKLNEPVWKSDDAAKLPKPYNTLEFTDVEGLRRVVKSAGRSLVLVSGGSKMGDDATIHKAHVAMAAGCVGLIFGRNMWQRNWDQALSMASSIHDVMKGYGQQQ
- a CDS encoding copper amine oxidase N-terminal domain-containing protein; translation: MLRLASAALIIAAMALGGTSVALAETQATPVAQTSSPPAADFGAPPSGQIPILYNDRHVYANPDVLKQGRVLAALARGGTIYVPLRSMFEQMGATVSYDPGSKTATVSKAGAEVVVTVGKPEVVINGESRPLDVPPIIYHGDVLVPIRVISEGMGGYVQWVPDRHIVVVRYLAATPPPTEAPPPPPPPVPEATVAPPPPPTPNPLTLGGYFRSYYFTRQNATNNPGTQFDFAPGAKYNSNGVNQATWANAIALHGDYAWPDTGWHVGGTYLYSTSFGSCAVPANNAKGAECVSQVPPNTNQDETLPPFALSTFYEGYFGYNAHGFNGEAGNVLFVSPWANPADSRLKPAAFQGAYLSYTTPSNWTIEGADMFTFENRTSSSFTQQTLLTSFPAGNNGMAPNIYNPGGVGINTNGFAMGKLGYGKPTGPGFSADGYFYGVSDLVNMWWGDGKYTFNGPAAPYIALQGGTESNAGVSYIGKVDSQVFGAQIGANVTKNILLTVGYDQIPWKTDSIFLPKDVTCSNSNYQVTAKGATLAYFLPLNTAQCFTNPNGTTNIYYGGWASPYTDNYDSDPLFTTSVTQGQVDRRAPGSSYKVGLQYTSTNQKFIFIAADAWYNYGNALAPEMTNIWSLDGRYRFGHVGKGPYHGLVLRDRYIQRSLTNTFCGAAGTTSCPAGSTLGASEFGGLPLFKYNRAQLEYDF
- a CDS encoding PAS domain-containing protein, giving the protein MTSLEWSLLALLVGAALGFALSRLSKGTEAIAPVAEPPPAREAPAPHAGVDSGLARIVRALPLGVVLVDRSCRVEFANVAAGTIFGFDPGRATNVHVIQAIPNVELERRIGDALRGEASVAPVMLTSASGQRTYRVSVYPLTEENEDAGRVVVFADDQTALLALDRARKEFLSNVSHELRTPLSSIKLMLETVLEAPEEEARDLFVPQALTQVDRLAALVGQLLEQARAESGQLQLNIRDVDLEEVARPIVASFDQQASNKGVNLEFSALRPVRVEADPDRLAQVFVNLIDNALRHTPGGGRIRVELDARDSDAVLRVRDTGDGIPYRDLPHIFERFYVVDRSRTRGSGGAGLGLAIVKGIVDAHGGAISAESMLGRGTAFTIRLPIMRIKRETA
- a CDS encoding phosphate ABC transporter ATP-binding protein, encoding MFADAAEPPALSTQTKINVDRLDVYYGAFHAIRNASLDVPAHRVMALIGPSGCGKSTFIRALNRMHDLTPGARVEGKVMLDDQDIYAPDIDPVTIRYRIGMVFQRPNPFPKSIFDNVVYGPRLHGERESKALMETCERSLRQAALWEEVKDRLDRSALALSGGQQQRLCIARCLAIDPEVILMDEPASALDPIATGKIEDLIEDLKRLYTVVIVTHSMQQAARISDNTAFFLLGELVEAGTTATIFTKPRDKRTEDYITGRFG
- a CDS encoding NAD(P)-dependent oxidoreductase, producing MMAPPSPNSEGYPEPTPKGPLVIARIGFIGLGTMGEPMAAALRRAGFDVIASAHRRRDALDRLRSHGVREAANPAAVAEDADAVILSVPDAPDVEDAIFGLHGVAAGAKPGLLVIDTSTISPVASRHVAGRLAERGIDFADAPVSGGPVRAAAGTLTIMVGASSSVFSRSQPLLRALGTAHHLGPVGMGETVKLVNQIIIANVMIANAEALVFAKRAGANLAAVQGVLASATASNYILEQWLPKTWLAGTFEGGFALDLLRKDLAAALDAARAIDYPMPATGLAYQLYTTRSAKGDGALDYSAIVRVYESNARGKTPAYAAGQDAGVQ
- a CDS encoding response regulator transcription factor produces the protein MNLTQEAKPPRTPLGKTPEFNKKILVVDDESAILQTLRFNLERSGYAVVTAGDGRSAIAMAQREQPDLIVLDIMLPILDGVEACKEIRKFSPVPIIMLTAKDQEIDKVLALELGADDYVTKPFALHEFLARVKARLRRQTSIHSGHEEAIALGAIVLDPSRQQLTVRGRDVSLAPKEFGLLRVLMENPGRVVTRQTLLDKVWGYDFEGEQQTVSVHIRWLREKIEEDSRTPRHILTVRSRGYMFKA
- a CDS encoding GlsB/YeaQ/YmgE family stress response membrane protein, translated to MGILAWIIFGLIVGLVARWLVPGEAPGGILVDIVVGVIGAVVGGWLYGLFGHVGVTGFNLPSMVCALIGAIVLLWLLRAIRGRPAV
- a CDS encoding SIMPL domain-containing protein; this translates as MKRTLICLLVAFSALGSAAAAAPPSATEITASGSGSIALAPDMATVNASVETNAAQAQDAIADNNARYDRVVAALVKIGIARADISLSYYNVNYNPPPKVVPATSEERYGYTVSRSFSIKVRAIASAGRVSDACIAAGATAVNGVSFGLADPSAAREQAIAKAVTAARSSAEALARAAALRIVSMKSIELTSGEYGGPQPLMMAKVAGPTQFDQSNVNVSVSVSIIFFAEPY
- a CDS encoding 4Fe-4S dicluster domain-containing protein, encoding MAYVITEPCIGTKDKSCVDVCPVDCIHGKDDDEMLYIDPEVCIDCGACVSACPVEAIFADSDVPEKWQNYTGINAEYFKK
- the tdh gene encoding L-threonine 3-dehydrogenase; its protein translation is MSSTMRALVKSSPQPGFVLAEVPVPAIGPSDVLIAVEKAGLCGTDHHIYSWDAWAQGRVKPPLVVGHEFMGTVVAIGNAVRSIRVGERVAAEGHIADLTCLLCRTGQAHICEHVEIIGVDRDGAFAQYVAIPEYNVWRLDSDIPDVCAAIFDPLGNAVHTVMAANVSVKNVVITGVGSIGLMAIPVARAAGALSITAIDVNPAKLELAQRLGADATFLSSQAGLVEEIKRRTRGDGADVLLEMSGSGAAIDLGLQLLRNGATAALLGIPANAVALDLANRVIFKGLTLLGINGRRMFETWYQTEALVKSGRVDPRPIVTHVLPYTAFDRAFELMEHGEAVKIVLDFKGDIAKHEPDV